A stretch of the Massilia varians genome encodes the following:
- a CDS encoding DUF4123 domain-containing protein, with protein MSQGTSNGSVYLLIDNGMLAEVSTSYTEDAPGSRPAWLAPIYPERALAVSPLLVDLEAAYEGGDLDRVMHFVNARKPALHVSIIESALDIGELAHHLGRFIFILDPQGKQFTLRYADCAVLAPLSKILTPVQWTTMRAPVARWHIHHRSGALAPLPPAAATAVAPTPLCLGQDQLLALDEASEPDHVIAKVNMMRNGEALPGNAVQQHEWAQAARRAWRAAGNAHPPILMFLTEATLLTKGAILRRHEVAEFLAMNEVSAFRSKLRELVDDLQARRSWASQGATAGGDSNAVPIVI; from the coding sequence ATGAGCCAGGGTACTTCGAATGGTTCCGTCTATCTCCTGATCGACAACGGCATGCTGGCCGAGGTATCGACAAGCTACACCGAGGATGCTCCCGGAAGCCGCCCGGCATGGCTGGCGCCGATTTATCCAGAGCGTGCCCTGGCGGTCAGCCCACTTCTGGTCGACCTCGAAGCCGCATATGAAGGCGGCGATCTCGATCGCGTCATGCACTTCGTGAACGCGCGCAAGCCTGCGCTGCACGTGTCGATCATCGAGTCGGCGCTGGATATCGGCGAGCTTGCCCATCATCTGGGCCGGTTCATTTTCATTCTCGACCCACAGGGCAAGCAATTCACGCTCAGGTATGCGGACTGTGCGGTTCTCGCGCCGCTCTCGAAAATACTGACGCCGGTACAGTGGACCACGATGCGAGCACCGGTTGCCCGTTGGCACATCCACCACCGTTCCGGAGCGCTTGCGCCGCTGCCACCGGCCGCGGCTACTGCGGTTGCGCCGACGCCCCTGTGCCTGGGCCAGGATCAGCTGCTGGCCCTGGACGAGGCAAGCGAACCGGATCATGTCATCGCCAAGGTGAACATGATGCGCAATGGCGAGGCCTTGCCCGGCAACGCGGTTCAGCAGCACGAATGGGCGCAAGCGGCGCGTCGCGCCTGGCGGGCCGCCGGCAACGCGCATCCCCCTATTTTGATGTTCCTGACCGAGGCCACGCTCCTGACCAAAGGCGCCATCCTGCGACGGCATGAGGTCGCCGAATTCCTTGCCATGAATGAAGTCAGCGCGTTTCGAAGCAAATTGCGGGAACTCGTCGACGATCTCCAGGCAAGACGCAGCTGGGCCAGCCAAGGAGCCACTGCGGGGGGCGATTCGAATGCAGTCCCGATTGTTATCTGA
- the serS gene encoding serine--tRNA ligase — MIDIQLLRKDIDTVAARLATRKFQLDVAGFNALEAERKAIQTRTEELQGKRNSLSKQIGMMKGKGEDTTAVMAEVAGLGDELKANEGLLADVQAKLARFMEAVPNLPHESTPQGTDESGNVEVRKVGTPRSFDFDVKDHVDIGEKLGLDFDTATKLTGSRFSMMKGGMARLHRALAQYMLDTHTGRHGYLECYTPYMVNADSLRGTGQLPKFEADLFSVKKGGAEGEGENFYLIPTSEVSLTNVVRDEIVALDQLPLKMTAHTPCFRSEAGSYGRDTRGMIRQHQFDKVELVQVVHPEQSYAALEEMVGQAEFVLTSLGLPYRVMSLCTGDMGFSAAKTYDLEVWLPAQNTYREISSLSNCEAFQARRMQARFRNAAGKPELLHTLNGSGLAVGRTLVAVLENYQQADGSVIIPEVLRPYMGGMERLTAAA; from the coding sequence ATGATTGACATCCAACTTCTCCGCAAAGACATCGACACCGTCGCCGCGCGCCTCGCGACCCGCAAGTTCCAGCTCGACGTGGCCGGGTTCAACGCCCTCGAGGCGGAACGCAAGGCGATCCAGACGCGCACCGAGGAATTGCAGGGCAAGCGCAATTCGCTGTCCAAGCAGATCGGCATGATGAAGGGCAAGGGCGAAGACACCACGGCCGTGATGGCGGAAGTGGCCGGCCTGGGCGACGAACTGAAGGCCAACGAAGGGCTGCTGGCCGATGTCCAGGCAAAACTGGCGCGCTTCATGGAAGCGGTGCCGAACCTGCCGCACGAAAGCACGCCACAGGGAACGGACGAATCGGGCAACGTCGAAGTGCGCAAGGTGGGCACCCCGCGCAGCTTCGACTTCGACGTGAAGGACCACGTCGATATCGGCGAAAAGCTGGGCCTGGACTTCGACACCGCCACCAAGCTGACCGGTTCGCGCTTCTCGATGATGAAGGGCGGCATGGCGCGCCTGCATCGCGCGCTGGCCCAGTACATGCTCGACACCCACACCGGCCGGCACGGCTACCTGGAATGCTACACCCCGTACATGGTCAACGCCGACTCGCTGCGCGGCACCGGCCAGCTGCCGAAGTTCGAAGCCGACCTGTTCTCGGTGAAGAAGGGCGGCGCCGAAGGCGAGGGCGAGAATTTCTACCTGATCCCGACCTCGGAGGTTTCGCTGACCAACGTGGTGCGCGACGAGATCGTGGCGCTGGACCAGCTGCCGCTGAAGATGACCGCGCACACCCCGTGCTTCCGCTCGGAAGCCGGCAGCTACGGCCGCGACACCCGCGGCATGATCCGCCAGCACCAGTTCGACAAGGTCGAGCTGGTCCAGGTGGTGCATCCGGAGCAGTCCTATGCGGCGCTGGAAGAGATGGTCGGCCAGGCCGAGTTCGTCCTGACCTCGCTGGGACTGCCGTACCGCGTCATGTCCCTGTGCACCGGCGACATGGGCTTCTCGGCCGCCAAGACCTACGACCTCGAAGTCTGGCTGCCAGCGCAGAACACCTACCGCGAGATCTCCTCGCTGTCGAACTGCGAAGCCTTCCAGGCGCGCCGCATGCAGGCCCGTTTCCGCAACGCCGCCGGCAAGCCGGAACTGCTGCACACCCTGAACGGTTCCGGCCTGGCCGTGGGCCGCACCCTGGTGGCGGTGCTGGAGAACTACCAGCAGGCCGATGGCAGCGTGATCATTCCGGAAGTGCTGCGTCCGTATATGGGCGGGATGGAGCGTCTGACAGCTGCCGCCTAA
- a CDS encoding Arm DNA-binding domain-containing protein, whose product MPKRVPPLTQLQIKNAKPREKPYKLADGGGLYLEVTPSGGKHWRMKYRQPNGKENKLHFGAFPAVSLLTRASGATVPASSWPRMPQTPSSKWRANGIRRCLRSGPRPRAISSIVSNRGLRQFSTAEVRKQ is encoded by the coding sequence ATGCCCAAGCGCGTACCGCCGCTGACCCAGCTGCAGATCAAGAACGCCAAGCCGCGCGAGAAGCCCTACAAGCTCGCCGATGGTGGGGGCCTGTACCTCGAGGTCACGCCAAGCGGCGGCAAGCACTGGCGCATGAAGTACCGCCAGCCCAACGGCAAGGAAAACAAGCTTCACTTCGGCGCCTTCCCGGCCGTGTCGCTCTTGACGCGCGCGAGCGGCGCGACAGTGCCCGCCAGCTCCTGGCCGCGGATGCCGCAAACACCTTCGAGCAAGTGGCGCGCGAATGGCATCAGACGATGCTTGCGCAGTGGCCCCAGACCGCGCGCGATATCCTCCATCGTTTCGAACAGGGGGCTGCGTCAATTCAGCACTGCCGAGGTAAGAAAGCAGTAA
- a CDS encoding PAAR domain-containing protein, whose protein sequence is MKDHRGRGVIRLGDKTTHGGEVISAAQDFTVLGKRVAVEGDSTHCPQCKGKFPILPSSSTRRHHGKQVAYDQDLTACGAKLISSI, encoded by the coding sequence ATGAAAGACCATCGAGGGCGCGGTGTCATCCGGCTTGGCGACAAAACGACGCACGGCGGAGAAGTCATCTCGGCGGCGCAGGACTTCACGGTACTGGGCAAGCGGGTCGCTGTCGAAGGCGATTCCACCCATTGCCCTCAATGCAAAGGAAAGTTTCCAATCCTGCCAAGCAGCAGCACGCGTAGGCACCATGGAAAGCAAGTTGCATACGATCAGGACCTCACTGCGTGCGGCGCCAAGCTGATTTCATCGATCTGA
- a CDS encoding phospholipase effector Tle1 domain-containing protein: MKRADVIIAPTRGAPISGIKRIVPDYDCDFKKCEVTLNIGLFFDGTRNNKDRDSRNYGESNIARLHDAYLGAKEMGYYPIYVPGVGTPFPDIGEHEESVMGAGCAFGCEERVIFGLLAVFNALHRRCFNSLMFDEGAVLALCRNGRNVTDADDRDCLAKLGTRSGLLQAALSNDSDRRAFLTRQAQLLEAKLKGRKPRVVECFLDVFGFSRGAAEARVFCHWLDELLVGGRLAGVPLRFRFVGLIDTVASAGFWSGTSALLANSTGGHGAWASGGSLRVPASVPNCVHMIAMHELRRNFPLDEIGVDGKLPAGWSQHAYPGSHSDVGGGYRPGELGISVGDHPRHGDSLKLSQIPLNHMFDCAVAAGAPMKKPKIKSGAHDPFAIHPDLAKAYDEFLAQATLAPRPMYEWLQPYLNWRWQMRNHFHTTNQVKRASQSDREILLAFNKSLINDAAAMLRSAAMGLGQRTLAVVKDVFNTGARKDLVTTSALDPEAREVFARAQRATATPPSFAALFDGYVHDSLAGFNSPTLELTGYWRYRKIFLGNDEALIAANQDADAARNVA, from the coding sequence ATGAAACGGGCCGATGTCATCATCGCGCCCACAAGAGGCGCGCCGATCTCTGGAATAAAGCGAATCGTTCCGGATTACGACTGCGATTTCAAGAAGTGCGAAGTCACGTTGAACATCGGACTTTTCTTTGATGGAACTCGCAACAATAAAGACCGTGATAGTCGAAATTACGGAGAAAGCAACATCGCACGGCTGCATGACGCCTACCTTGGCGCAAAAGAAATGGGCTATTATCCGATATACGTTCCTGGTGTCGGGACGCCATTCCCCGACATCGGCGAACATGAGGAAAGCGTCATGGGCGCAGGGTGTGCTTTTGGCTGTGAAGAGCGGGTCATTTTCGGCCTGTTGGCCGTTTTCAATGCGCTACACCGGCGTTGTTTCAACAGCCTCATGTTTGACGAAGGCGCCGTGCTCGCCTTATGCCGTAACGGCCGCAATGTGACCGACGCAGACGATAGAGACTGCCTTGCCAAGCTCGGCACACGCAGCGGCCTGCTGCAAGCGGCGCTGTCCAACGACAGCGACCGCCGTGCGTTTCTGACGCGGCAGGCCCAACTTCTGGAAGCAAAACTCAAGGGCAGAAAGCCCCGTGTGGTCGAATGCTTCCTCGACGTATTCGGGTTTTCCAGGGGGGCGGCGGAAGCCAGGGTATTCTGCCACTGGCTGGACGAATTGCTGGTCGGTGGCCGTCTGGCCGGCGTGCCCCTGCGCTTTCGCTTTGTCGGGCTGATCGACACCGTAGCCTCCGCGGGATTCTGGTCCGGCACCTCGGCGCTGCTCGCCAACTCGACCGGCGGACATGGCGCCTGGGCGAGTGGCGGGTCGTTGCGCGTACCAGCCTCCGTGCCGAATTGCGTTCACATGATCGCAATGCATGAGCTCCGCCGCAACTTCCCCCTGGATGAAATCGGCGTCGACGGGAAGCTGCCCGCAGGATGGAGTCAGCATGCCTATCCGGGCTCGCACAGCGATGTCGGTGGCGGCTACCGGCCGGGTGAGCTCGGCATCTCGGTGGGAGATCATCCCCGGCACGGCGACTCCCTGAAGCTGTCCCAGATACCGCTGAATCACATGTTCGATTGCGCGGTAGCGGCTGGCGCCCCGATGAAAAAACCTAAAATCAAATCTGGTGCCCATGACCCATTCGCCATCCATCCCGACCTGGCCAAAGCCTACGACGAATTCCTTGCGCAAGCCACGCTCGCGCCACGCCCCATGTACGAATGGCTCCAGCCGTATCTCAACTGGCGATGGCAGATGCGTAACCATTTTCACACGACCAACCAGGTCAAGCGAGCCAGCCAGTCCGACCGGGAAATTCTGCTTGCCTTCAACAAGAGCCTGATTAATGACGCTGCCGCCATGCTGCGATCGGCTGCGATGGGCCTGGGCCAGCGGACACTCGCGGTGGTCAAGGACGTCTTCAATACCGGTGCGCGAAAAGACCTTGTGACGACCAGCGCATTGGACCCGGAAGCCCGGGAGGTGTTTGCCCGGGCACAGCGCGCCACAGCGACGCCGCCTTCGTTTGCCGCCCTGTTTGACGGCTATGTGCATGATTCGCTGGCCGGATTCAATTCGCCAACACTGGAACTGACAGGCTATTGGCGCTATCGAAAAATCTTCCTGGGTAATGACGAGGCGCTTATCGCAGCCAATCAGGATGCCGATGCGGCGCGCAACGTCGCGTGA
- a CDS encoding DUF3304 domain-containing protein — protein MKIPILSFVRLHPIVSLLAIGVLLGSYTLLHARSKSGDRMPASIVGVQHLGSDHLIHEFYVDKRYYGKVGEEGGGGGLTCCVTLPKHWYPGLKADVRWEAYRIIKPTDPAEEETVESAGIYRAQVPVESYREPGLLFVHFFSNGRVRIVVSPFDHTADEHPIRWSDAKESLLATAGTPVKEIFTAEEHAELDREDARDRAKYGNWR, from the coding sequence ATGAAAATTCCTATCCTCTCTTTTGTGCGGTTGCATCCCATTGTGTCTTTACTGGCCATAGGGGTGTTGCTTGGGTCTTACACATTACTTCACGCTCGTTCCAAAAGCGGCGACCGTATGCCTGCTTCGATCGTCGGGGTCCAGCACCTGGGTTCGGACCATCTGATTCACGAATTCTACGTTGATAAACGTTATTACGGTAAGGTCGGCGAGGAAGGCGGCGGCGGCGGTTTGACATGCTGTGTCACGCTCCCAAAACACTGGTACCCCGGATTGAAAGCGGACGTTCGCTGGGAGGCGTATCGCATAATCAAGCCAACAGACCCTGCGGAAGAAGAAACGGTGGAGTCAGCTGGCATATATCGTGCGCAGGTGCCGGTGGAGTCGTATCGGGAGCCAGGGTTGTTATTTGTTCACTTCTTTTCCAATGGTCGCGTACGCATTGTCGTAAGTCCGTTTGATCATACCGCGGATGAGCACCCGATTCGGTGGAGCGATGCTAAAGAGAGCCTTTTAGCGACGGCAGGGACGCCTGTTAAAGAGATTTTTACCGCCGAAGAACACGCGGAGCTTGATCGAGAAGATGCCCGCGACCGGGCAAAATATGGGAACTGGCGATGA
- a CDS encoding DUF2345 domain-containing protein, whose product MKIRFPATRPEDHQHAQGAGASDTDADSAWVRVATNWAGNGSSHCGTLALPRVGTEVLVAFLGGDPDKPIIICQLFNGHALPPPLSKRANLPLTRFLSGMHSQEIHGGRMNQLRFDDTPREISAQLASDDGASQLNLGWLTHPRGEDRRPRGEGAELRSDKAVAIRGGKGVLITASDSHQAEGKQLDRAELIGLADGLRDIADQLAKLAETHSKDPASGPQLAQLVDKLRHLDQGTNAAAASGGGPGGAPIVAVSGPAGNVVASNDNLALGAEKNAYLITAADTQLTAGGQTSLRAAQGVSVFANDGGMKHIAARGNIQTEAQDGTIELLAKKVMELISTTDWINIKARKGVCLYGGGSELKISEEGIIGSTTGNSHIYAADHQTFPKRAQQTQFPDELPHHDICIPCMLAAVRAHSPLVEAE is encoded by the coding sequence GTGAAGATTCGATTTCCTGCAACACGTCCGGAAGACCATCAGCACGCACAAGGCGCGGGCGCATCGGACACGGATGCGGACTCCGCCTGGGTGCGGGTGGCCACGAATTGGGCCGGCAATGGCTCCTCGCATTGCGGCACCCTGGCGCTACCCCGGGTGGGGACCGAAGTCCTGGTGGCCTTTCTCGGCGGCGACCCAGACAAGCCCATCATTATTTGCCAGCTTTTCAATGGGCACGCATTGCCTCCCCCCTTGAGCAAGCGCGCCAACTTGCCATTAACGCGTTTTCTTTCGGGCATGCATAGCCAGGAGATCCACGGCGGGCGCATGAACCAGCTCCGGTTCGACGATACACCGCGCGAAATCAGCGCCCAGCTGGCCAGCGACGATGGCGCTTCGCAGCTGAATCTCGGATGGCTGACGCATCCAAGGGGGGAAGATCGGCGCCCCCGAGGCGAAGGCGCTGAGCTGCGTAGCGACAAGGCCGTGGCGATTCGGGGCGGCAAAGGCGTGCTGATCACCGCAAGCGATAGTCACCAGGCCGAAGGCAAACAGCTGGACCGGGCCGAATTGATTGGCCTTGCTGACGGGTTGCGCGATATTGCTGACCAGCTCGCGAAGCTCGCGGAAACCCATTCCAAAGACCCGGCAAGCGGCCCGCAACTGGCGCAACTGGTTGACAAGCTCAGACACCTGGACCAAGGAACGAATGCCGCTGCAGCGTCAGGCGGCGGCCCGGGCGGCGCGCCGATTGTCGCAGTCAGCGGTCCTGCAGGGAATGTCGTGGCAAGCAATGACAACTTGGCGCTCGGCGCGGAAAAGAACGCCTACCTCATCACGGCTGCGGACACGCAGCTCACTGCCGGCGGACAAACATCGCTACGCGCGGCGCAGGGCGTCAGCGTGTTTGCCAACGACGGCGGCATGAAGCACATTGCCGCACGCGGAAACATACAGACCGAAGCGCAGGACGGCACCATCGAGCTGCTGGCAAAAAAGGTGATGGAACTGATCAGCACGACGGACTGGATCAACATCAAGGCCAGGAAGGGTGTCTGTCTCTACGGCGGTGGCAGTGAACTGAAAATCAGCGAAGAGGGAATTATCGGCAGCACGACAGGAAACAGCCACATCTACGCTGCCGATCACCAGACCTTCCCGAAACGAGCGCAGCAAACCCAGTTCCCCGACGAATTGCCGCATCACGATATCTGCATCCCTTGCATGCTGGCGGCAGTACGCGCCCATAGCCCATTGGTGGAGGCAGAATGA